A window of Formosa sp. Hel1_31_208 contains these coding sequences:
- a CDS encoding DinB family protein — MIIETLVKLFKRDLNKLKEEINSYHKEENLWKVSEGISNSAGNLCLHLNGNLNHFIGETIGKSGYVRQRDLEFSLKDVPRTELLKQIDETIGVVERTLKTLTENDIHKEYKRHVFEDTMTIQYFLVHLAMHLAYHLGQINYHRRSLDK, encoded by the coding sequence ATGATTATTGAGACATTAGTTAAATTGTTTAAAAGAGATTTAAACAAATTAAAGGAAGAAATAAACAGTTATCACAAGGAAGAAAACCTTTGGAAGGTAAGCGAGGGGATTTCAAATTCTGCAGGAAACTTATGCTTACACCTCAACGGAAATCTTAATCATTTTATAGGAGAGACTATAGGTAAGTCAGGATATGTGAGACAAAGAGACTTAGAGTTTTCTTTGAAAGACGTCCCTCGAACAGAATTATTGAAACAGATTGATGAAACCATAGGTGTCGTAGAACGTACATTAAAGACATTAACAGAAAACGATATACATAAAGAATATAAGCGGCATGTTTTTGAAGACACAATGACCATTCAATACTTTTTAGTTCACTTGGCGATGCATTTGGCCTATCATCTCGGACAAATAAATTATCACCGACGCTCACTAGATAAATAG
- a CDS encoding GNAT family N-acetyltransferase, whose amino-acid sequence MKNIDWNVPKAELGSFIESKYEDYGLTTQATSLVVDHIISTYNFIKLLCCANSRNKGSIAVILKNGFQLKGTIRKDYRTTQEEIVDLNYYGRVF is encoded by the coding sequence GTGAAAAATATCGATTGGAATGTCCCAAAAGCTGAGCTAGGCTCTTTTATTGAATCTAAATATGAAGATTACGGACTTACGACACAAGCCACAAGTTTAGTTGTAGATCACATCATATCAACCTATAATTTTATAAAATTACTATGTTGTGCAAATAGCAGAAATAAAGGAAGTATTGCAGTGATTTTGAAAAACGGATTTCAACTAAAAGGAACTATCAGAAAAGATTACCGAACAACTCAGGAAGAAATCGTAGATTTAAACTATTATGGTCGTGTCTTTTAA
- a CDS encoding amidohydrolase family protein, producing MKSKFYIICALACSLNYFAFAQEMSFEAYNPTSTLVVPGKSIIKAKFPFIDVHGHQYQMPTQDLTPVVAAMDTLNMGIMVNLSGRTGDDLIKSVANIDKNFPNRFVVFCNINFEGAGAKGWIQEKVTQLKEDVKNGARGLKVYKSLGLRNTDIDGKRLAIDDSRLNPIWRTCGELGIPVLIHAADPKSFWDEFDGDNERWLELKTHPRRKRDANNPVPWEQIIQEQHNMFKSHPNTIFINAHMGWFANDLGQLGKLLDEMPNMNVGIGAIIAELGRQPRFAKAFFIKYQDRILFGKDSWKPKEFPTYFRVLESADEYFPYHKKYHAFWPMYGLDLPDEVLKKVYYKNALRIVPGLDKSKFPD from the coding sequence ATGAAATCTAAATTTTACATCATTTGTGCTTTAGCATGCAGTTTAAACTATTTCGCGTTTGCTCAAGAAATGTCTTTTGAAGCGTATAATCCGACATCAACGTTGGTCGTGCCTGGGAAAAGTATTATAAAGGCTAAATTTCCGTTTATTGATGTTCATGGACACCAATACCAAATGCCAACTCAAGATTTAACACCTGTAGTTGCTGCTATGGATACGTTGAATATGGGAATCATGGTAAATTTAAGTGGTAGAACAGGGGACGACCTTATAAAGTCTGTTGCTAATATTGATAAGAACTTTCCAAACCGCTTTGTTGTATTTTGTAATATTAATTTTGAAGGAGCTGGAGCAAAGGGTTGGATACAGGAAAAAGTCACACAACTAAAAGAAGATGTTAAAAATGGTGCTCGCGGACTAAAAGTGTATAAAAGCCTTGGGTTGCGCAATACAGATATCGATGGTAAACGTTTAGCTATTGACGACTCTCGATTAAATCCGATATGGAGAACCTGCGGCGAATTGGGTATCCCGGTATTGATTCATGCAGCCGATCCAAAATCATTTTGGGATGAATTTGATGGTGATAATGAACGTTGGTTAGAATTAAAAACACACCCGCGTCGTAAACGTGATGCTAATAACCCTGTGCCTTGGGAACAAATTATACAAGAGCAACACAATATGTTTAAATCACATCCAAATACCATATTTATAAATGCACACATGGGATGGTTCGCTAATGATTTAGGTCAACTAGGAAAACTCCTCGATGAGATGCCAAACATGAATGTAGGTATTGGAGCCATTATTGCAGAATTAGGACGACAGCCTCGTTTTGCGAAAGCATTTTTTATCAAATACCAAGATCGTATTCTCTTCGGAAAAGATAGTTGGAAACCAAAAGAGTTTCCTACATATTTTAGAGTCTTAGAAAGTGCTGATGAATACTTTCCGTACCATAAAAAATATCATGCTTTTTGGCCAATGTATGGATTAGACTTACCAGACGAGGTACTTAAAAAAGTATATTATAAAAATGCATTACGCATTGTTCCAGGTTTAGACAAAAGTAAATTCCCAGATTAA
- a CDS encoding acyl-CoA carboxylase subunit beta — protein sequence MDSKIKTLNEKLDLAKLGGGQARIDKQHQKKKLTARERVLYLLDEGSFEEIGALVTHRTKDFGMENQKFYGDGVVTGYGTVDGRLVYIFAQDFTVFGGSLSETHAEKICKIMDMAVNVGAPILGLNDSGGARIQEGVRSLGGYADIFYRNVQASGVIPQISAIMGPCAGGAVYSPAMTDFTIMVQDTSYMFVTGPNVVKTVTNEEVTSEELGGASVHSTKSGVAHKTSPNDIECLEDVKNLLSYLPQSNRETPKDIEFNLQDEVRDKLSEIVPENPNKPYDMHQVIEGIIDEDSFYEIHKDHAENIIVGFARLGGKSIGIVANQPMFLAGVLDVNSSKKAARFVRFCDCFNIPLLVLEDVPGFLPGTDQEWNGIIVHGAKLLYAFSEATVPRVTVITRKAYGGAYDVMNSKHIGADMNFAWPNAEIAVMGAKGAAEIIFKREISSAEDPEAKWKEKEAEYAELFANPYSASERGFIDEVILPKNTRRKLIKAFSMLENKEVARPKRKHGNIPL from the coding sequence ATGGACTCTAAAATAAAAACGCTCAACGAAAAGCTAGATCTTGCCAAACTAGGCGGTGGACAAGCGCGAATTGACAAACAACATCAAAAGAAAAAACTGACAGCACGCGAACGCGTTTTATATCTTTTAGATGAAGGCTCATTTGAAGAGATTGGTGCTTTAGTAACCCACCGAACAAAAGATTTTGGTATGGAAAACCAAAAATTTTATGGTGATGGTGTGGTTACAGGATACGGTACAGTAGACGGTAGGTTAGTTTATATTTTTGCTCAAGACTTTACCGTCTTTGGCGGTTCATTATCCGAAACTCATGCTGAAAAGATTTGTAAAATTATGGATATGGCCGTAAACGTTGGTGCACCAATTTTAGGATTAAATGATTCTGGTGGTGCTCGTATTCAAGAAGGTGTGCGCTCTTTAGGCGGATATGCCGATATATTTTATAGAAATGTTCAGGCTTCTGGAGTGATTCCGCAAATTTCAGCTATCATGGGCCCCTGTGCAGGTGGAGCCGTATATTCTCCAGCCATGACTGATTTTACCATAATGGTTCAAGACACCAGCTATATGTTTGTTACTGGTCCGAACGTCGTGAAAACGGTAACTAATGAAGAAGTTACCAGCGAGGAACTTGGAGGTGCTAGCGTACATTCTACAAAGTCTGGCGTGGCTCATAAAACGTCACCAAATGATATTGAATGCCTAGAAGACGTTAAAAACCTTTTAAGTTATTTGCCACAAAGCAACCGCGAAACCCCTAAAGATATAGAGTTTAACTTACAAGATGAAGTAAGAGATAAGCTTTCTGAAATTGTTCCTGAGAATCCAAATAAGCCTTATGACATGCATCAGGTTATTGAAGGAATTATTGACGAAGATTCGTTTTATGAGATTCATAAAGATCACGCTGAAAACATCATCGTTGGTTTTGCTCGTTTAGGAGGTAAATCTATTGGGATTGTGGCCAATCAACCAATGTTTTTAGCAGGTGTATTGGATGTAAATAGTTCTAAGAAAGCAGCTCGTTTTGTGCGTTTTTGTGATTGTTTTAATATTCCGTTACTAGTCCTTGAAGATGTTCCAGGCTTTTTACCGGGAACAGATCAAGAATGGAATGGTATTATTGTTCATGGAGCCAAATTACTTTATGCATTTAGTGAAGCTACAGTACCCAGAGTAACTGTAATTACTAGAAAAGCATATGGTGGTGCTTATGACGTTATGAATTCTAAACATATTGGTGCCGATATGAATTTTGCTTGGCCAAATGCAGAAATTGCTGTTATGGGTGCTAAAGGTGCTGCGGAAATCATTTTTAAACGTGAAATTTCATCAGCAGAGGATCCTGAAGCTAAATGGAAAGAAAAGGAAGCCGAGTATGCTGAACTATTTGCTAATCCTTATAGTGCGTCAGAGCGTGGTTTTATTGATGAGGTGATTCTTCCGAAGAACACTCGTAGAAAACTAATAAAAGCCTTTTCAATGTTAGAGAATAAAGAAGTCGCCAGACCAAAGCGTAAGCATGGTAATATTCCTTTATAA
- the accC gene encoding acetyl-CoA carboxylase biotin carboxylase subunit: MKKILVANRGEIAIRVMRTAKRMGIKTVAVFSEADRNAPHVKYADEAVCIGPPPSNQSYLRGDKIIEVAKSLQVDGIHPGYGFLSENAEFAELAEKNKITFIGPRSKAIHMMGDKLAAKDAVKDYDIPMVPGVDHAITDPKEAIEIAKEIGFPILIKAAAGGGGKGMRVVEKEKDVEEQMKRAISEATSAFGDGSVFVEKYVTSPRHIEIQVMADSHGNILHFFERECSIQRRHQKVVEEAPSAILSPELRERMGQAAINVARSCDYLGAGTVEFLLDADHNFYFLEMNTRLQVEHPVSELISGVDLVELQIRVARGEALQIKQEDLKINGHALELRVYAEDPMNDFLPSVGNLEVYQLPVGKNIRVDNGFEEGMDIPIYYDPMLSKLITYGTTRDEAIQLMIKAIDNYHIKGVQTTLPFGRFVCEHEAFKSGNFDTHFVKNYYSPSLLEERHHKEAEVAAKIALKHYLEDQKLLRLPN; the protein is encoded by the coding sequence ATGAAAAAAATATTGGTTGCCAATCGTGGAGAAATTGCCATTCGTGTAATGCGTACGGCAAAAAGAATGGGAATAAAGACAGTGGCTGTCTTCTCTGAAGCAGATAGAAATGCGCCTCATGTAAAATATGCAGACGAAGCTGTTTGTATTGGTCCACCCCCTTCTAATCAATCTTACCTTAGAGGTGACAAAATTATTGAAGTCGCAAAATCTTTACAAGTAGATGGTATTCATCCGGGTTATGGCTTCTTAAGCGAAAATGCTGAATTTGCAGAGCTTGCTGAAAAAAACAAGATCACTTTCATTGGACCGCGCTCTAAGGCCATTCATATGATGGGAGATAAATTAGCTGCTAAAGATGCCGTTAAAGATTATGATATTCCTATGGTTCCTGGTGTAGATCATGCCATTACAGACCCCAAAGAGGCCATCGAAATTGCCAAAGAAATTGGTTTTCCAATTCTAATTAAAGCTGCTGCTGGTGGTGGTGGAAAGGGAATGCGTGTTGTTGAAAAGGAAAAAGATGTTGAAGAACAAATGAAACGTGCCATTAGTGAGGCTACTTCTGCTTTTGGAGATGGTTCTGTTTTTGTAGAAAAATACGTCACGTCACCAAGACATATTGAAATTCAAGTGATGGCAGATAGTCATGGAAATATATTGCATTTCTTTGAGCGTGAATGCTCTATACAACGCCGCCACCAAAAAGTGGTTGAAGAGGCTCCTTCAGCGATTTTATCTCCTGAATTAAGAGAACGCATGGGACAAGCCGCTATTAATGTAGCACGTTCTTGTGATTATCTAGGCGCAGGGACCGTAGAATTCTTATTAGATGCTGACCATAATTTCTATTTTTTAGAAATGAATACTAGACTTCAAGTAGAACATCCCGTTTCAGAATTAATTTCTGGTGTAGATCTCGTAGAATTACAAATTAGAGTAGCACGTGGTGAAGCCCTTCAAATTAAACAAGAGGATTTAAAAATTAATGGTCATGCACTTGAATTACGTGTTTATGCCGAAGATCCTATGAACGACTTCTTGCCAAGTGTTGGTAATTTAGAAGTATATCAATTACCCGTGGGTAAAAACATTCGAGTAGACAATGGATTTGAAGAAGGCATGGATATCCCTATTTACTATGACCCTATGCTTTCTAAGTTAATTACCTATGGTACTACTCGTGATGAAGCTATTCAATTAATGATAAAAGCTATTGATAATTACCATATAAAAGGCGTACAAACCACCTTACCTTTTGGGAGATTTGTTTGCGAACATGAGGCTTTTAAAAGTGGAAACTTTGATACGCATTTTGTGAAAAACTACTATTCACCTAGCCTTTTGGAAGAACGACACCATAAGGAAGCGGAAGTGGCAGCTAAAATTGCTCTAAAACACTATCTAGAAGATCAAAAACTATTAAGATTACCAAACTAA
- a CDS encoding acetyl-CoA carboxylase biotin carboxyl carrier protein subunit produces MYKIKVNNAHSFDISKDDVDKLDAVETTSDHFHILQNNNSIKASILKIDFNKKTYQVKVNNNTYDVVINDALDQQIAALGFEVGASKQVNSIKAPMPGLILEINIEVGQDVQEDDALLILEAMKMENVITSPRQGVIKSVSVSQGETVDKNTLLIEFE; encoded by the coding sequence ATGTATAAAATAAAAGTCAACAATGCACATAGTTTTGATATTTCAAAAGACGATGTAGATAAACTTGATGCCGTTGAAACTACCTCCGATCATTTTCACATTTTACAAAACAACAACTCAATCAAAGCCTCTATTTTAAAGATAGATTTTAATAAAAAAACCTATCAAGTTAAAGTTAATAATAACACCTATGACGTTGTTATCAATGATGCCTTAGATCAACAAATTGCAGCTTTGGGATTTGAAGTTGGTGCTTCCAAACAAGTTAATAGTATTAAAGCTCCAATGCCAGGACTTATTTTGGAAATCAATATTGAAGTTGGTCAAGACGTGCAAGAAGATGATGCTCTTCTTATATTGGAAGCTATGAAAATGGAAAATGTCATTACGTCTCCCAGACAAGGCGTTATTAAATCTGTTAGTGTAAGTCAAGGAGAAACAGTAGACAAAAACACACTTTTAATCGAATTTGAATAA
- a CDS encoding PrsW family intramembrane metalloprotease, whose amino-acid sequence MDLLLLAVAPIFIIILYVYFKDKYEKEPKGLLFASFLLGAVVSIIVTTIIYYGFNVMLPISNEFSVLQQFIKAFVIVAFTEEFSKYIMVRYFAQPKKNFNEPYDGIMYALMVSMGFAATENVIYVLEGGYTTGILRAFTAVPAHATFGILMGYFMGKAKFSNNKVKLNLTGLLLAVIFHGFYDFFLFIDFIPGIWIGAFISLIIGVYLSRKAMIRHQEDSHFKH is encoded by the coding sequence ATGGACTTACTCCTTCTTGCTGTCGCTCCTATTTTTATCATTATCCTTTATGTTTATTTTAAAGATAAGTATGAGAAAGAACCAAAAGGCTTATTATTTGCTAGTTTTCTGCTAGGTGCAGTTGTAAGTATTATTGTAACTACCATAATATATTATGGGTTTAATGTCATGCTCCCTATTAGTAACGAATTTAGTGTACTACAACAATTTATCAAGGCATTTGTAATTGTGGCTTTTACCGAAGAATTCAGTAAATATATCATGGTTAGATATTTCGCACAACCAAAGAAAAACTTTAATGAGCCCTATGATGGTATAATGTATGCCTTAATGGTTTCTATGGGATTTGCCGCTACGGAAAACGTTATTTACGTTTTAGAAGGTGGATATACTACTGGAATTTTAAGAGCGTTTACGGCAGTCCCTGCGCATGCTACTTTTGGCATCTTGATGGGCTATTTTATGGGTAAGGCTAAATTTTCAAATAATAAAGTCAAACTGAATCTGACTGGTTTACTTCTGGCGGTTATTTTTCATGGGTTCTATGACTTTTTTCTATTTATTGACTTTATTCCTGGGATTTGGATAGGCGCATTTATATCTTTAATTATTGGTGTCTATTTATCGCGCAAAGCTATGATAAGACATCAAGAAGATTCTCACTTCAAACATTAA
- a CDS encoding NUDIX domain-containing protein — MEEYIDIVDENGEPTGVSGLKSEIHKKGLYHHTAHVWCYTSEGQILLQQRAASKAIYPLLWDVSVAGHVETGERIEDAAIREAKEEIGLDISEAALQKIGVFKCFKNYSNGIKDYEFHNTFIIKINSAIQELTPQAGEVESLKFVSIPEFIQKLDHSNTNHHFIATNRRYYETVVKAIKQQLLLL; from the coding sequence TTGGAAGAATATATCGACATTGTAGATGAAAATGGTGAACCAACTGGAGTTTCAGGGCTAAAATCTGAAATCCATAAAAAAGGTCTTTACCATCATACTGCCCATGTGTGGTGTTATACTTCAGAGGGTCAAATTCTATTGCAACAACGCGCCGCATCTAAGGCCATTTACCCCTTACTTTGGGATGTATCGGTTGCTGGTCATGTTGAAACTGGAGAACGTATTGAAGACGCCGCTATAAGAGAAGCTAAAGAGGAAATTGGTTTAGATATTTCAGAAGCAGCACTTCAAAAAATTGGTGTTTTTAAATGTTTTAAAAACTATTCTAATGGGATTAAAGACTATGAGTTTCATAATACTTTTATTATAAAAATTAATTCAGCCATTCAGGAACTTACACCTCAGGCAGGAGAAGTTGAATCTTTGAAGTTTGTATCGATCCCTGAGTTCATTCAAAAGTTAGATCACAGTAATACCAACCATCATTTTATCGCTACCAATCGAAGGTATTATGAGACTGTTGTCAAAGCCATTAAACAACAACTACTATTATTATAA
- a CDS encoding aminotransferase class V-fold PLP-dependent enzyme: MNLQHQKHVFNIPEQVTYLNIASLSPSFKTVEKAGIDAVLQKSKPYTIPVSDFFNPVTELKTLFAQLIDSDEPERIVTIPSVSYGIATVANNITLKTNDEILVIEEQFPSNIYAWKKLASKFNAKIITVKNPNLSVGNAQQWNQDILDAINERTAVVALGQIHWSNGIIFNLKSIRQKTRENGALLIVDGSQTVGAFPFSIKEIQPDALICAGYKWLFGPYGCAYAYYGSYFDQGEPIEDNWANRLDSENLSGLTNYQSQYKPLANRYAMGESGNFIYVKMQIEALKQVISWTPGAIQNYCKSVSIEAAQQLIDLGCEIENPDDRAHHLFGVKPPQILDVQKLKQVLYEKQIYVSFRGAYIRVSCHLYNTANDLNTLVKGIQSLL, from the coding sequence ATGAATTTACAGCATCAAAAACATGTATTTAATATACCCGAGCAAGTCACTTATCTGAACATTGCTAGCTTATCTCCTTCATTTAAGACTGTAGAAAAAGCCGGAATTGATGCCGTTTTACAAAAAAGCAAACCTTATACAATTCCAGTATCAGATTTTTTTAACCCTGTTACAGAACTTAAAACGCTTTTTGCTCAGTTAATAGATTCAGATGAACCTGAACGGATAGTCACTATTCCTTCTGTTTCCTATGGAATTGCTACGGTTGCAAATAATATTACACTTAAAACTAACGACGAAATCCTAGTTATTGAAGAGCAGTTTCCGAGTAATATTTACGCATGGAAAAAACTGGCAAGTAAATTTAATGCTAAGATAATTACTGTTAAAAATCCAAACCTTAGTGTTGGAAACGCTCAACAATGGAATCAAGATATTCTTGACGCCATTAACGAACGAACAGCTGTGGTTGCACTCGGACAAATCCACTGGTCTAATGGGATTATTTTTAATCTCAAATCCATACGTCAAAAGACAAGAGAAAACGGCGCATTATTAATTGTTGATGGTAGTCAAACAGTTGGTGCATTTCCATTCTCAATAAAAGAAATTCAACCCGATGCTTTGATATGTGCTGGTTACAAATGGTTGTTTGGACCTTATGGTTGTGCCTATGCTTATTATGGAAGTTATTTCGATCAAGGAGAACCCATTGAAGATAATTGGGCCAATCGCTTAGATAGTGAAAACTTGTCAGGCTTAACCAATTATCAGTCCCAATATAAACCTTTAGCCAATCGCTATGCTATGGGAGAAAGTGGAAATTTTATATATGTGAAAATGCAAATTGAAGCGCTCAAGCAGGTCATTTCATGGACACCAGGAGCGATACAGAATTATTGTAAATCCGTGAGTATCGAAGCCGCGCAACAACTAATAGATTTGGGTTGTGAAATCGAAAACCCTGATGATAGAGCTCATCACCTTTTTGGTGTAAAACCTCCACAGATTTTAGATGTTCAAAAACTAAAACAGGTCTTATACGAAAAACAAATTTATGTTTCATTTAGAGGAGCATATATTCGTGTGTCTTGTCACCTATACAATACAGCTAATGATCTAAACACCTTAGTTAAAGGTATTCAATCTTTATTATAA
- a CDS encoding M42 family metallopeptidase has translation MAKKSILNKKSLDFLEKYLNNAAPTGYEWEGQKVWMDYLKPYVDEFITDTYGTAVGVINPKAKYKVVIEGHADEISWYVNYISDDGLIYVIRNGGSDHQIAPSKIVDIHTKKGIVKGVFGWPAIHTRNRAKEEAPKPENIFIDCGCATKEEVEKLGVHVGCVITYPDTFHILNKDKFVCRALDNRMGGFMIAEVARLLKENKKTLPFGLYVTNSVQEEIGLRGAQMITETIQPNVAIVTDVTHDTTTPMIDKKKEGHLELGKGPVVAYAPAVQQKLRDLITDTAEEMKIPFQRSALSRATGTDTDAFAYSNGGVASALISLPLRYMHTTVEMVHRNDVENVIKMIYETLLKIKDGETFSYFE, from the coding sequence ATGGCTAAAAAAAGCATACTCAATAAAAAATCACTTGATTTTCTAGAAAAATATCTAAACAACGCTGCACCTACTGGTTACGAATGGGAAGGGCAAAAAGTTTGGATGGATTATTTAAAACCATATGTAGATGAATTTATTACGGATACCTATGGAACGGCAGTTGGTGTCATTAATCCTAAAGCAAAATATAAAGTTGTGATAGAAGGACATGCCGATGAAATTTCTTGGTATGTAAATTACATTTCTGATGATGGACTTATCTATGTCATCCGAAATGGGGGGAGTGATCATCAAATTGCGCCGAGTAAAATCGTCGATATTCATACGAAAAAAGGAATTGTAAAAGGTGTATTTGGTTGGCCTGCTATACATACAAGAAACCGCGCTAAAGAAGAAGCGCCTAAGCCAGAAAATATTTTTATTGATTGTGGTTGCGCTACCAAGGAAGAAGTTGAAAAGCTTGGTGTTCATGTTGGATGTGTCATTACGTATCCAGATACTTTCCACATTTTAAACAAGGACAAATTTGTGTGTCGAGCCCTAGACAATCGAATGGGTGGCTTCATGATTGCCGAAGTAGCTCGTCTTCTTAAAGAAAATAAAAAAACCTTACCCTTTGGTCTCTATGTGACTAATTCTGTTCAAGAGGAAATTGGACTTCGCGGCGCTCAAATGATTACTGAAACCATCCAACCTAATGTGGCCATTGTAACCGATGTTACGCATGACACCACTACTCCAATGATTGATAAAAAGAAGGAAGGTCATTTAGAATTAGGAAAAGGACCTGTAGTTGCTTATGCTCCTGCAGTACAACAAAAACTGCGTGATCTTATTACAGATACCGCTGAAGAAATGAAAATACCCTTTCAACGCTCTGCGCTTTCAAGAGCTACAGGAACAGACACAGATGCTTTCGCTTACAGCAATGGAGGCGTTGCTTCTGCATTAATATCTTTACCTTTACGTTATATGCATACCACTGTAGAAATGGTTCACCGCAATGATGTTGAAAACGTAATTAAAATGATTTACGAAACATTACTTAAGATTAAAGACGGCGAAACTTTCAGTTATTTTGAATAA
- a CDS encoding ABC transporter ATP-binding protein, with protein sequence MQLVIKDLTKTYKNGVKAIDNLNLEIGAGMFGLLGPNGAGKSSLMRTIATLQSPDSGSIMFGEINVLEDKMALRKILGYLPQSFGVYPKMSAEVLLDYFATLKGVSSKPDRKALVKEVLEITNLYDVRKKNVAGYSGGMKQRFGIAQLLLNSPKLIIVDEPTAGLDPAERHRFLNVLREVGTNCTVIFSTHIVEDVKELCNEMAILNGGRILKHSTPTLAREELVGKIWTKVIQRDDLEANELKYNVLSSNYNEDNSLNIRVFEDALPDTDFKPEEPQLDDVYFIALKQDEPVLS encoded by the coding sequence ATGCAGCTAGTCATTAAAGACCTCACAAAAACATATAAGAATGGCGTCAAAGCCATTGACAATCTTAACCTCGAAATTGGAGCAGGAATGTTTGGTCTTTTGGGTCCAAATGGTGCTGGAAAATCGTCATTAATGCGCACAATTGCAACCTTACAGAGTCCAGATTCTGGGTCAATCATGTTTGGAGAGATTAATGTTTTAGAAGATAAAATGGCGTTGAGGAAAATACTTGGATACTTACCACAATCGTTTGGTGTTTACCCAAAGATGTCTGCGGAAGTATTGTTAGATTATTTTGCAACTTTAAAAGGTGTTAGTTCAAAACCTGATCGCAAAGCCTTAGTAAAAGAAGTTTTGGAAATCACCAATTTATATGATGTGCGTAAAAAGAATGTTGCAGGATACTCAGGTGGTATGAAGCAACGTTTCGGGATTGCTCAATTATTATTGAACAGCCCAAAACTTATTATTGTTGATGAACCTACTGCAGGCCTAGATCCTGCTGAAAGACATCGCTTTTTAAATGTACTTCGTGAAGTAGGAACCAATTGTACCGTCATTTTTTCTACGCATATTGTTGAAGATGTTAAGGAGCTTTGTAATGAAATGGCGATTTTAAATGGCGGACGAATATTAAAGCATTCAACACCAACTCTCGCGCGAGAAGAATTAGTTGGAAAGATATGGACCAAAGTAATCCAAAGAGATGATCTTGAGGCTAATGAATTGAAATATAATGTGCTATCATCAAACTATAACGAAGATAATTCATTAAACATAAGAGTGTTTGAAGATGCCTTACCAGATACTGATTTTAAACCCGAAGAACCACAGTTAGACGATGTGTATTTTATTGCCTTAAAGCAAGACGAACCTGTTTTAAGCTAA